The following nucleotide sequence is from Wolbachia endosymbiont (group E) of Neria commutata.
TAAAATACGCGCTTTAATCAATTGGTTTGATAATAAATTTTATAATGAAGTTACTAAATATATTATGAATGAAAAAGTAATTACTAACCGCAGCCCTGATTCTAGATTTCTTCATGCAGCTAAGCATAATTTATCTTGTCATATAGAGTATATTGAATACCTAATCAACAAAAATGTTTGGCTTGCAACCGATAAGTTTACTTTAGCTGATATTGCTTTAGCATCACATATTTCTGTAATGGATTATGTAAATAGTTTTCCGTGGAAAAAAAGCAAAATTATAAAAGAATGGTACTCCATAGTTAAATCCAGGCCTTGTTTCCGCGAGATATTATCAGACAGAGTGTCTGGCTTAACTCCTCCCAAGCATTATACTGAACTTGATTTTTAGTTTATGTAAGCTTTAAAGCGACAGTCATTCCTTCATCGGTTGGTATTAAAATGGAATGGTATTTATTTTCATCTGACAATCTATTATTAAACTCTCTCATAGCGTGCCATGATTTTTTTGATACTTCCTCTGTAGGTGATTCCAAAAACACTGTATTAAATAACAAACTATTGTCTGCTACAATTAAGCCTTCTTGTTTTATATATAACTCTGCCCAATCTAAATATTTAGGATAGCTTCCTT
It contains:
- a CDS encoding glutathione S-transferase family protein — encoded protein: MILYHFPLCPFSRKVRALLKEKKLNCDLVCEDPWEKRDQFTEINPTGQVPVLIDNHFVVTDSSAICEYLEEIYSSNIKLLGSSAIIRSKIRALINWFDNKFYNEVTKYIMNEKVITNRSPDSRFLHAAKHNLSCHIEYIEYLINKNVWLATDKFTLADIALASHISVMDYVNSFPWKKSKIIKEWYSIVKSRPCFREILSDRVSGLTPPKHYTELDF